Proteins encoded by one window of Bactrocera oleae isolate idBacOlea1 chromosome 4, idBacOlea1, whole genome shotgun sequence:
- the LOC106614210 gene encoding nischarin: protein MSCYFRQNADTHVTIPKYIESSTGVVYYDIKVRVHQVEWLVERRYRDFAQLHDKLVDEIAISKKLLPPKKLVGNKNPAFLEQRREQLEKYLQELLVFFRIQLPRVLAEFLDFNKYDIVYLLQDLAKLFNESGSTLLSSKKAFNFSALEVYAISERLCLPCPPENIEQRGKFDFSHVLDFCTQLEVLIVTPVKDNTSFNNDYNTVDVPIERSNIIPKNLRFTLNAFRNVKVLKFHGLSTENIVDIALLKPTMQTICVHSTTMTHINQILMCDNIHRDTFAAITTTTASDAISYTSNSSAAAQSLSNSSCCTDAPISVNLPYMKTDWSNLADLDLTGNLLTQIDASVRTAPKLRTLILDQNRIRAVQNLAELSQLQTLSLSVNLIAECIDWHLELGNLVTLNLAQNRLKKLSGLRKLLSLINLDLSCNLIDDLEEVDCVARLPILETLRLTGNPLAGSVDYRPRVLSRFHERAAEISLDSERGTQKELDTALVLSALYISKMRQLSNSSSQR from the exons atgTCCTGTTACTTCCGACAAAACGCCGATACACACGTAACTATACCAAAATATATAGAATCGTCCACTGGCGTTGTGTATTATGATATCAAAGTGCGCGTACATCAGGTGGAGTGGCTGGTAGAACGACGTTATCGTGACTTTGCGCAGCTGCATGATAAACTAGTTGATGAAATCGCAATCTCAAAGAAATTACTACCACCAAAAAAG CTGGTCGGCAACAAAAACCCTGCATTTCTAGAGCAACGACGTGAACAGTTGGAGAAATATTTGCAGGAATTGCTTGTATTCTTTCGCATACAATTACCACGCGTATTGGCGGAATTCCTGGATTTTAATAAATACGACATAGTCTACCTGCTGCAGGACttggcaaaattatttaatgaatcTGGAAGCACGCTTTTAAGCTCGAAAAAAGCGTTTAACTTCTCTGCACTAGAG GTTTATGCGATAAGTGAGCGCTTGTGTCTGCCCTGTCCACCGGAGAATATCGAACAACGCGGTAAATTTGATTTTTCGCATGTGCTTGACTTTTGTACACAGCTGGAGGTGCTCATTGTGACGCCCGTTAAG GATAATACTTCCTTCAACAACGACTACAATACGGTGGATGTGCCTATCGAACGTAGTAATATTATACCCAAGAACCTTCGTTTCACTCTCAATGCATTCCGTAACGTTAAGGTACTCAAATTCCATGGCCTGTCCACGGAGAACATTGTCGATATTGCGTTACTAAAGCCAACTATGCAAACTATTTGCGTACATAGCACAACGATGACACACATTAATCAAATACTTATGTGTGACAACATACACAGAGATACATTTGcggctataacaacaacaacagcgtcaGATGCTATCTCTTACACCTCAAATAGTTCAGCGGCTGCACAATCATTGTCGAACAGCAGCTGCTGCACTGATGCGCCCATTTCAGTTAACCTACCATACATGAAAACAGATTGGTCTAATCTCGCCGATCTCGATTTGACGGGCAATCTACTAACACAAATTGACGCCAGTGTACGTACGGCGCCGAAACTACGTACACTAATATTAGATCAGAATCGTATACGTGCCGTACAAAACCTTGCTGAACTGTCACAATTGCAGACGCTGTCGCTGTCGGTAAATCTAATAGCCGAATGCATTGATTGGCATTTAGAATTAGGAAATTTAGTTACGTTGAATTTGGcgcaaaatcgtttaaaaaagCTAAGTGGTCTGCGTAAATTACTTTCATTGATAAATTTGGATTTGAGTTGTAATCTAATTGATGATCTCGAGGAAGTGGATTGTGTAGCACGTCTGCCGATATTAGAGACATTACGTTTGACCGGTAATCCATTAGCGGGCAGTGTTG ACTACCGTCCACGCGTATTGTCACGCTTTCACGAGCGTGCCGCTGAAATCTCACTCGACAGCGAACGTGGCACACAAAAGGAGCTCGACACAGCGCTTGTGCTGTCGGCGTTGTACATATCGAAAATGCGTCAATTGAGTAATAGTAGTAGCCAGCGTTAG
- the row gene encoding uncharacterized protein row: protein MRVTKSDISLELECWVEELSPAQLAAYEKVTNEHNAIKSALKSALTSNEGRELFNGQVFQAYSFKGKVLQELKEVTLPPKKPAKVDAPSTPGGGTRGGARKRPSNFVYLESSDEEEDDVPLAKRIAVAAGKKGLTPIASGTAGNGTKGLKGQKGLQPSSSPGIVGKGGKAGTTGKATTPGKGDKGGSPTTPPTNFKPSEISSVGGLVIGTDGKDGKDGKDQGKETKLQGKTFPSLVVLAKPWLKVKDMSITRSKLDSKVKLVLMLTPNKFTEWLIQEGLLKAEQKCANHRSNELKLGVYSDATKFPYTGGYVWISECCPMRFVSVFHGSIFEGAPHPPSCILKLIYHWSCQTNIQNVVQWVKVDNVYIKGVYTWLRAICTLAVHQKCKKLGGPERFVEVGVISLGTTSQDGQQRQVKVEVLGVLDYAEKTIRLRAVEPVSDADRNYKKRFQTILEPLQRWVHKDSVICIDLTVDKMTLYSMGFKNIIQAAATDSSAKHTNSAVMDYLRRIVPRMFQNTLSLLSRQMIQQFLDELVWREQFGTYALQAFNNITSHIAEQTRMNTNETLTQRLYQVATNPFKDWSVLPANYRETPANTTPKRLKKPINEADYVQPVKVNLKSIKKEKPDTTRHDTSSPVTSGRRGRHAAAAATADDYKAETKKSSTKNNSSSTSKAPPATKSSSSKYHSSNNKSELSSSKKLLVEAKVKKEKDVDDDLRGIEELYYGVRDGLDVNFECFPYKNDDGVVVEATNVDCPICDLNESFDSNEKLQTHLVSHIIADKDHQFQCLFCLDKHPSESVLTKHNQIMHPLETKSAASASYHCLICQQRFNSLHHLTVHLQKMHNMLELPYACQACGYRSSSHRDAVRHFYDDHKSQNFLQCPFCLDIFRFSYKGRVSVSNIENYYMHLRAHLNKKDIQLRCQKCALSFIEKGALKQHSANHHTSLLKSTQKVQPLLANSMLIAPPKIRSHHREPLPYTVVSKLGEFFAFIDGSICAECNSEILSEEHFSGILKCNKCNYKSCCERAVFEHAAECSGGSVAHEVMELPLPNEMHCICGFSTSIGNKMAHHLATCGQKSAYASVEAAQENTVKRNMLDMLGLVRRDGESGAEGDEQVGEQASNTATEADVTAVVEPTELQAPQTAMDTDAVQPIQFGEMEATPLLDGNNVQQQQEPQPQQQAPATLDNTDVVDQQAATAYGSHLVDSGDVQAAQYHIGFGQPEQQHALNTSDIDMPLIGELADPNPPATPQFLGEVHTPMFDAVAAAEQQHYHQMMQQQQQQQHQHNQQQ from the exons ATGCGCGTAACCAAAAGTGATATAAGCTTAGAATTAGAATGCTGGGTCGAGGAGTTATCCCCTGCACAATTAGCTGCATATGAGAAGGTGACCAACGAGCACAATGCAATTAAAAGTGCATTAAAATCGGCATTGACTAGCAATGAGGGCCGTGAGCTTTTTAATGGACAGGTATTTCAGGCGTATTCATTTAAGGGTAAAGTATTACAGGAATTAAAAGAGGTCACATTACCACCGAAAAAACCCGCTAAAGTTGACGCACCTTCAACGCCAGGGGGCGGCACACGCGGTGGAGCGCGCAAACGACCATCAAACTTTGTATATTTAGAATCTTCGGATGAAGAGGAGGACGATGTGCCATTAGCGAAACGAATTGCTGTAGCTGCAGGCAAAAAAGGTTTAACGCCTATTGCTAGTGGTACAGCTGGTAACGGTACAAAGGGACTTAAAGGACAAAAGGGCTTGCAGCCCTCCAGTTCGCCAGGCATAGTTGGTAAAGGTGGGAAAGCAGGTACAACCGgaaaagcaacaacaccagGTAAAGGAGATAAAGGCGGATCACCTACAACACCGCCAACAAATTTCAAGCCTTCAGAAATTAGTTCCGTTGGTGGTTTGGTTATCGGTACGGATGGTAAAGATGGCAAAGACGGCAAAGATCAAGGTAAAGAAACTAAACTGCAAGGCAAAACATTCCCATCTTTGGTGGTGTTGGCCAAACCTTGGCTCAAAGTCAAAGATATGTCAATTACACGTAGCAAGTTGGATTCAAAGGTAAAGTTGGTGCTGATGTTGACGCCAAATAAGTTCACTGAATGGCTTATACAAGAGGGTCTGTTAAAAGCAGAACAAAAGTGCGCAAATCATCGTTCAAATGAGTTAAAATTGG GTGTTTATTCTGATGCCACAAAGTTTCCCTACACCGGCGGTTATGTTTGGATTAGTGAATGCTGTCCAATGCGTTTTGTTTCTGTATTCCACGGTTCCATATTTGAAGGCGCACCACACCCACCTTCATGCATACTCAAATTAATATATCATTGGTCTTGTCAGACAAACATACAAAACGTCGTACAGTGGGTGAAGGTAGACAATGTGTATATTAAGGGTGTTTACACTTGGCTGCGTGCAATTTGCACTTTGGCAGTGcatcaaaaatgtaaaaagctaGGCGGACCAGAACGATTTGTAGAG GTTGGTGTTATCTCGTTGGGCACCACATCGCAGGATGGCCAACAGCGTCAAGTGAAAGTTGAGGTTTTAGGTGTTCTTGATTACGCAGAGAAAACCATACGACTACGTGCTGTAGAACCGGTATCCGATGCTGATCGCAATTATAAAAAACGTTTCCAGACTATTCTCGAACCACTGCAACGTTGGGTACATAAAGACAGTGTTATTTGCATCGATTTAACTGTTGATAAAATGACACTATACTCCATGGGCTTCAAAAACATCATACAAGCTGCCGCAACCGATAGCTCTGCCAAGCACACCAACTCTGCCGTTATGGATTACTTGCGTCGCATTGTGCCACGTATGTTTCAGAATACTTTGTCACTGCTGTCGCGTCAAATGATACAACAATTTTTGGATGAATTAGTTTGGCGTGAACAATTCGGCACATATGCATTGCAGGCTTTCAACAACATAACCTCACATATTGCAGAGCAGACGCGTATGAACACTAACGAAACGCTGACGCAACGCCTGTATCAG GTTGCAACGAATCCCTTCAAAGATTGGAGCGTGCTGCCAGCCAATTATAGAGAGACACCAGCAAATACAACACCAAAACGGTTGAAAAAAC CCATCAACGAAGCTGATTACGTTCAACCGGTCAAAGTCAATTTGAAATCTATTAAGAAGGAGAAACCCGATACAACACGCCATGACACTTCATCGCCAGTTACAAGTGGTCGTCGCGGACGTCAcgcagctgctgctgctactgctgatGATTACAAGGcagaaacgaaaaaatcctCCACAAAAAATAATAGCTCGTCAACGAGCAAAGCGCCACCAGCGACAAAGTCTTCATCCTCTAAATATCATTCATCTAACAATAAGTCCGAGCTCAGTTCTAGCAAGAAACTGCTTGTCGAGGCCAAGGTAAAAAAGGAAAAGGATGTTGATGACGATTTAAGAGGTATTGAGGAATTGTACTATGGTGTACGCGATGGTTTGGATGTAAATTTCGAgtgttttccttacaagaatgaCGATGGTGTTGTTGTTGAGGCCACCAATGTTGATTGCCCCATTTGCGATCTTAACGAATCATTCGATTCAAATGAGAAGCTACAAACTCATTTAGTCTCACATATAATTGCCGATAAGGATCATCAATTCCAATGTCTATTCTGCCTGGATAAACATCCCAGCGAGTCGGTGCTCACCAAACACAATCAAATTATGCATCCACTCGAAACGAAGTCAGCAGCATCGGCTTCTTATCACTGTTTGATTTGTCAGCAACGCTTCAATTCGTTGCATCATTTAACGGTGCATTTGCAGAAGATGCACAATATGTTGGAATTGCCATATGCTTGTCAGGCGTGTGGCTATCGTTCATCTTCACATCGTGATGCAGTGCGTCATTTCTATGATGATCATAAAAGTCAGAATTTCTTGCAATGTCCATTCTGTTTGGAT ATTTTCCGCTTCTCGTATAAAGGACGTGTTAGCGTTTCTAACATCGAAAACTATTACATGCATCTTCGTGCCCATCTTAACAAGAAGGATATACAGTTGCGCTGCCAAAAGTGTGCGCTCAGCTTTATTGAAAAGG GTGCATTGAAGCAACACTCAGCCAACCATCACACTAGCCTTTTGAAGAGTACTCAAAAGGTGCAGCCACTGCTCGCCAACTCTATGCTTATTGCACCACCGAAG ATACGCAGTCATCACCGGGAACCACTACCCTACACTGTAGTTTCGAAACTCGGCGAGTTCTTTGCCTTCATTGATGGTTCCATTTGTGCAGAGTGTAACTCTGAAATTCTTAGCGAAGAACATTTCAG TGGCATTTTGAAATGcaataaatgtaattataaaTCGTGTTGTGAACGTGCTGTCTTCGAGCATGCAGCCGAGTGCAGCGGCGGTAGTGTTGCACATGAAGTTATGGAATTGCCGCTACCAAATGAAATGCACTGCATTTGCGGCTTCTCCACATCGATTGGCAATAAGATGGCACATCATTTGGCCACATGTGGTCAAAAATCGGCATACGCCTCAGTGGAGGCTGCCCAAGAGAACACTGTCAAACGCAATATGTTAGATATGTTGGGTTTAGTGCGACGCGATGGTGAATCGGGTGCCGAAGGTGATGAACAAGTTGGCGAACAAGCCAGCAACACTGCGACCGAAGCTGACGTTACCGCAGTAGTAGAACCAACCGAATTGCAAGCACCTCAAACGGCCATGGATACCGATGCCGTGCAACCAATACAATTTGGTGAAATGGAGGCCACACCTTTATTGGATGGCAACAATGTGCAGCAGCAACAGGAGCCGCAGCCGCAGCAACAAGCACCGGCGACACTCGATAACACAGACGTTGTAGATCAACAAGCCGCAACGGCATATGGCAGCCATTTGGTTGATAGTGGCGATGTACAGGCGGCACAATATCACATCGGTTTTGGGCAGCCAGAGCAACAGCATGCGCTCAATACATCCGACATTGATATGCCGTTAATTGGTGAGCTGGCCGATCCCAATCCGCCAGCAACGCCACAATTTCTGGGTGAAGTGCACACGCCTATGTTTGATGCGGTGGCAGCTGCTGAGCAACAGCACTATCATCAAatgatgcaacaacaacaacaacagcagcatcaGCATAACCAACAGCAATGA
- the LOC106614139 gene encoding uncharacterized protein, translating into MRESESKSSRRDRDRDRDRDRGRDRDKERDRDRERDRDRERDRERDRDRHYARKYHSKSKSPSRSSRSKKSKKSKKSKKYSRRSPSSSSSSSSSSYSVASRSSRNSHKSRSQARSTRAPSSEENSRTAASAAVAVATLKGIDAIDAQVRKALDAIEEEAFQPKTFFSTRDREAPEKKPLPEKVIIDLESETVKLPKPNDASKDTNADEKIFHPNFIGDADLKAEKWLRKLYNYRQRYYQE; encoded by the exons atgcgGGAGAGTGAATCCAAGAGCTCCCGCCGAGATCGTGATCGTGATCGAGATCGCGACCGTGGAAGGGATAGAGATAAGGAAAGGGACCGCGACCGTGAACGTGATCGTGACCGCGAGAGAGATAGAGAAAGGGACCGAGATCGTCACTACGCACGTAAATATCATTCAAAATCCAAATCACCCTCCCGTAGCAGTCGTTCGAAAAAAAGCAAGAAATCAAAGAAGTCAAAAAAATACTCAAGACGCAGTCCAAGCAGTAGCAGCTCATCATCCTCTTCTAGTTATTCTGTTGCTAGTCGTAGTAGTCGAAATTCGCACAAATCTCGTTCACAAGCGAGAAGTACGCGTGCACCTAGTTCAGAAGAGAATTCGCGCACAGCAGCATCCGCTGCAGTGGCCGTTGCAACACTTAAAGGTATAGATGCTATTGACGCACAGGTGCGAAAGGCCTTGGACGCCATTGAAGAGGAGGCATTtcaaccaaaaacattttttagcaCACGTGATAGAGAAGCTCCAGAAAAGAAACCCCTACCAGAAAAGGTGATTATTGATTTGGAGTCGGAAACAGTGAAGCTACCAAAACCCAACGATGCATCAAAAGACACTAATGCCGATGAGAAAATATTCCacccaaat TTCATTGGCGATGCAGATTTAAAGGCTGAAAAATGGTTGCGCAAACTATATAATTACCGACAAAGATATTATCAGGAGTAA
- the mRpL41 gene encoding large ribosomal subunit protein mL41, with product MQNCTKLFRIVPLIGKSSRGINTTTPLEGKRNFRKFQVPNKRGTRSVKEAQKTLANPPVPIDKRGVRDTGVTIDGRFVEIPERIPELIVPDLTDCKLKPYVSYKSPEVIQSEFTSLDLFNAVYSKKLIEDFKEGKLNDDGSPVNPSKDEQLTADEALIRARKTGTDIF from the coding sequence ATGCAGAACTGTACAAAGTTATTCCGTATTGTGCCATTGATTGGTAAAAGTAGTCGCGGTATTAACACAACAACTCCACTGGAAGGTAAAcgaaattttcgcaaatttcAAGTACCCAACAAACGGGGTACACGCAGCGTCAAAGAAGCACAAAAAACATTAGCAAATCCTCCAGTACCTATTGATAAGCGAGGTGTACGGGACACGGGCGTTACCATTGATGGTAGATTTGTGGAGATACCAGAACGTATACCCGAATTAATAGTACCGGATCTGACTGACTGCAAGTTGAAACCCTATGTATCATACAAATCACCAGAAGTAATTCAATCGGAGTTCACCAGTTTGGATTTGTTCAATGCGGTTTATTCTAAGAAGTTAATTGAAGATTTCAAAGAAGGAAAACTGAATGATGATGGTAGTCCTGTAAACCCTTCAAAAGATGAACAGTTGACTGCTGATGAAGCTTTAATACGTGCACGTAAAACCGGTACAGATATATTCTAA